From the Verrucomicrobiales bacterium genome, one window contains:
- the rfbA gene encoding glucose-1-phosphate thymidylyltransferase RfbA, translating to MKGIILAGGAGSRLYPLTLVASKQLQPVYDKPMVFYPLTTLIECGVREFCLISTPHDLPRFRQLCGDGSQWGVTIDYREQAKPAGIAQAFLIAESFIGRDPVSLILGDNIFYGGDVFHKAFSEFRSGAQIFGYQVLDPERYGVVEFDAHGKALSIEEKPQKPKSHYAVPGLYLFDNDVVAITKALKPSPRGELEITDVNMEYLRRGTLRVARLNRGFAWLDAGTSSSLHEASAYVQTIEKRTGVKIGCPEEAALQQGFLSVDQLEAWTAKVPKCEYREYLVNLLAERRRKG from the coding sequence ATGAAGGGAATCATTCTTGCAGGGGGTGCGGGCTCACGGCTGTATCCGCTGACGTTGGTGGCCAGCAAGCAGCTTCAGCCTGTCTATGACAAACCAATGGTGTTCTACCCGCTGACGACCCTCATCGAGTGCGGTGTGCGGGAGTTCTGCCTGATCTCCACCCCGCATGATCTTCCTCGCTTTCGCCAGCTGTGCGGAGATGGCAGCCAGTGGGGCGTGACCATCGATTATCGTGAGCAGGCCAAGCCGGCTGGCATCGCCCAGGCGTTCTTGATCGCTGAGAGTTTTATCGGCCGAGACCCCGTGTCGCTGATCTTGGGCGACAATATCTTCTATGGGGGCGACGTTTTTCACAAGGCGTTCTCTGAATTTCGGAGCGGCGCGCAGATTTTCGGATATCAGGTGTTGGACCCGGAACGATATGGCGTCGTGGAATTCGATGCGCACGGCAAAGCTTTGTCGATTGAGGAAAAGCCCCAAAAGCCGAAGAGTCATTATGCGGTGCCTGGTCTTTACCTGTTCGACAACGACGTGGTTGCCATCACGAAGGCTTTGAAGCCCTCCCCGCGGGGAGAGTTGGAGATTACGGATGTCAACATGGAGTATCTGCGGCGGGGCACGCTCCGAGTCGCCCGGTTGAACCGGGGCTTCGCCTGGCTGGATGCCGGGACCAGCAGTAGCTTGCACGAGGCCTCCGCCTATGTGCAAACGATCGAGAAGCGGACTGGAGTAAAGATCGGATGCCCGGAGGAAGCGGCGCTCCAGCAGGGTTTCCTAAGTGTCGATCAGTTGGAGGCTTGGACGGCCAAGGTGCCCAAGTGCGAGTATCGGGAGTATTTGGTGAATCTCCTCGCGGAGCGGAGAAGGAAAGGTTGA
- a CDS encoding polysaccharide pyruvyl transferase family protein: protein MTRRVFVLSASDRFNYGDLLFPIIAHKQLEQEFEVVNTAIVRTNLVELGALPTVPYGSLYQRRGNLEPRDAILVAGGEVLGSDWATLYSYVSPAFRRIYDLFAVRRTTRRGFERVVRSVLGHSEPVPFVPSRDSLLEEVDFFFHAVGGCDTHESEHRDNVKKVFDRACYISAREEDTTRSIKEGLGCEKVVLTPDSAILMSDYYPKRPSPSGTGYICYQMRGHHWEEHLPVVRDQLDRLAERTGRHIVLLSIGNCPGHDDQVPLQVLNKELKARSTFVKPQSIEAVMMTIANSDLYLGTSLHGVITAMSFKVPYLGLDPSILKIPSYLRTWAPPALQQATAFSGICDAGEAALRVERESLARSLENQKQRVRQSFLRIRELLKGGLRQPAAVVRP from the coding sequence ATGACACGAAGAGTTTTTGTCCTGTCGGCGTCTGATCGCTTCAATTACGGCGACCTCCTGTTCCCCATCATCGCCCACAAGCAGCTCGAGCAGGAGTTTGAAGTGGTGAACACCGCCATCGTTCGCACCAATCTGGTCGAGTTGGGCGCGCTTCCCACCGTGCCCTATGGCTCTCTTTATCAGCGTCGAGGCAACCTCGAGCCACGCGATGCCATCCTGGTGGCGGGAGGCGAGGTTCTCGGCAGCGATTGGGCCACCTTGTACAGCTATGTGAGTCCGGCATTTCGGAGGATCTACGATCTGTTTGCCGTTCGGCGAACCACTCGACGCGGGTTTGAGCGAGTGGTGAGAAGCGTCTTGGGGCATTCGGAGCCAGTGCCCTTTGTTCCATCGAGGGACTCGCTGTTGGAGGAAGTGGATTTCTTTTTTCATGCCGTCGGAGGGTGTGACACTCACGAGAGCGAGCATCGGGACAATGTCAAAAAGGTGTTTGATCGGGCTTGCTACATCAGTGCGCGCGAGGAGGACACAACCCGGAGCATCAAGGAAGGGCTGGGCTGTGAGAAAGTGGTGTTGACTCCGGACAGCGCGATCCTGATGTCGGATTATTATCCGAAGCGCCCATCGCCCTCGGGAACCGGATACATCTGCTACCAAATGCGCGGTCACCACTGGGAGGAGCATCTGCCGGTGGTCCGCGACCAGCTCGACCGCCTGGCGGAACGGACCGGGCGTCACATTGTGCTGCTTTCCATCGGGAACTGCCCTGGACACGATGACCAGGTACCCTTGCAGGTGCTGAACAAGGAGCTAAAGGCCAGGAGCACTTTTGTGAAGCCGCAGAGCATTGAAGCGGTCATGATGACCATCGCCAATTCGGATTTGTACTTGGGCACAAGTCTGCATGGGGTGATCACGGCCATGAGTTTTAAAGTGCCCTATCTTGGCCTGGATCCTAGCATTCTCAAGATCCCCAGCTATCTACGGACCTGGGCTCCGCCCGCGCTTCAGCAGGCCACCGCTTTCAGCGGCATCTGCGACGCCGGGGAGGCGGCCCTGCGGGTGGAGCGGGAGAGTTTGGCGCGAAGTCTGGAAAACCAGAAGCAGCGGGTTCGTCAGTCCTTCCTCAGAATCCGGGAACTGCTCAAGGGCGGGCTGAGGCAGCCAGCGGCGGTAGTGCGGCCTTGA
- a CDS encoding sugar nucleotide-binding protein, with product MIILLGGSGYIGQAFAKELERRRWDFLNLARSQKDYSDFSKLLELLRAEKPEFVINAAGYTGKPNVDACETARADTLQGNTLLPATIAHACCAAGVPWGHVSSGCIYAGAKVKLDGAWVVEKDLTAPSLRALFLKNPGAFSGFAEDDAPNFSFRQPPCSFYSGTKALGEEAIAGVGSSYIWRLRIPFDEWDSPRNYLSKIQRYSKVYDNINSISHREDYVKACLDLWALRAPFGTYNVTNPGAITTAQVLDRLKAGLKLKREFSFWASDEEFYATAAKTPRSNCILDTSKLVAAGVKIRSVLEALDDSIARWTPEKLG from the coding sequence ATGATCATTCTGTTAGGTGGCAGCGGTTACATCGGACAGGCCTTCGCCAAGGAGTTGGAGAGGCGTCGCTGGGACTTTTTGAACCTCGCCCGGTCGCAAAAGGACTATTCTGACTTCTCGAAGCTGCTCGAGTTGCTCCGAGCGGAAAAGCCGGAATTTGTCATCAACGCGGCCGGCTATACGGGCAAGCCCAACGTGGATGCCTGTGAGACGGCCAGAGCCGACACCCTCCAGGGAAACACCCTCCTGCCGGCCACCATTGCCCATGCTTGCTGCGCCGCGGGGGTGCCATGGGGTCACGTCTCCTCGGGATGCATCTACGCCGGAGCCAAAGTGAAATTGGATGGCGCTTGGGTCGTCGAGAAGGACCTGACAGCGCCGTCCCTGCGGGCGCTGTTCCTAAAGAACCCCGGCGCGTTCAGCGGGTTTGCAGAAGACGATGCCCCCAACTTTTCCTTCCGTCAGCCCCCCTGCAGTTTCTACAGCGGGACCAAAGCCCTGGGGGAGGAGGCGATAGCCGGCGTGGGCAGCAGCTATATCTGGCGTTTGAGAATTCCTTTCGATGAGTGGGATAGTCCGCGGAACTACCTCTCCAAGATCCAGAGGTACTCCAAGGTGTACGACAACATCAACTCGATCTCGCATCGGGAGGACTATGTGAAGGCCTGCCTGGACCTATGGGCTCTCCGGGCCCCCTTCGGAACCTACAACGTGACCAACCCAGGGGCCATCACCACCGCCCAAGTGCTGGATCGGCTGAAGGCCGGGCTGAAGCTCAAGCGGGAGTTCTCGTTTTGGGCGAGCGATGAAGAGTTTTATGCGACCGCCGCCAAGACGCCCCGATCCAATTGCATTCTCGACACGAGCAAGCTCGTGGCGGCCGGAGTGAAGATAAGATCCGTGTTGGAGGCACTGGACGATTCTATCGCCCGCTGGACACCCGAGAAGTTGGGGTGA
- a CDS encoding lipopolysaccharide biosynthesis protein, whose amino-acid sequence MANLNHADVDPAADPLAADREKLADLKRSSFRALKWDFIGKFGCQLVNLLVTTILARLLSPEHFGLLAIAGAIGVIAGVVSEAGMYSALIQSEKVTPLHYNSAFYCSLVLSFGLCLIVCACSGWLARLYAAPELQGVIVATGLLFILNALSSIQTAYLTKHLQFEPISKARILSAIVSGTVAVLMANHGYGVWALVWQMILQTLVFTLAILPACQWKVSRDFSFQALHELWDFGSKMFASGVIDTLYRRLDVFIIGKAFSTGELGFFQRAKLLENLISEYGAGSLARVLFPAFSTIQSNQALLAHSFRKVYLPLAWLIFAVSGVAFVSAEEVVKVLFSAKWLPCVDYLRLLLMGTFVYPLSAPLGAVIQATGNSTGFLKAEVVKKAVFTVNLAMLFVMDIRSYLIGLAVAGVIAYLINLLFASKAMGIRMSEILRSVVPLLLVAVVSTALVYYGMTLITWPNTWARLILESGAALLLYAALTAAFRLEGFREGKGAFLKLYHQLACRFS is encoded by the coding sequence TCCGGCTGCCGACCCGTTGGCGGCCGATCGGGAGAAGTTGGCGGATCTGAAGCGCAGCAGCTTCCGCGCGCTCAAGTGGGATTTTATAGGTAAGTTTGGGTGTCAGTTGGTAAACCTGCTGGTGACCACGATTTTGGCCAGGCTGCTCTCACCGGAGCATTTTGGATTGCTGGCCATTGCGGGTGCCATCGGGGTGATCGCGGGCGTGGTCTCGGAGGCGGGCATGTATAGCGCCCTGATCCAAAGCGAGAAGGTGACCCCACTGCATTACAACTCTGCCTTTTATTGCTCCCTAGTTCTTTCCTTCGGCCTGTGTCTCATCGTGTGCGCCTGCTCAGGGTGGCTCGCCCGGCTCTATGCCGCGCCGGAGCTTCAGGGTGTGATCGTGGCCACCGGCCTCCTGTTTATTCTGAATGCTCTCTCATCCATTCAGACGGCCTACCTCACGAAGCATCTCCAGTTTGAGCCCATCAGCAAGGCGAGGATTCTTTCAGCCATCGTTTCCGGAACCGTCGCCGTCCTGATGGCTAATCACGGGTATGGGGTGTGGGCCTTGGTGTGGCAGATGATTTTGCAGACACTGGTGTTTACCCTCGCGATCCTTCCGGCGTGCCAGTGGAAAGTTTCCCGAGATTTTTCGTTTCAGGCCCTTCACGAGCTGTGGGATTTCGGCTCCAAGATGTTTGCTTCGGGTGTGATTGACACCCTCTATCGCCGTCTGGATGTATTCATCATCGGGAAAGCGTTCTCGACCGGCGAGTTGGGTTTCTTCCAGCGCGCCAAACTGCTCGAGAATTTGATCTCGGAGTACGGAGCGGGGAGTTTGGCCCGGGTGCTATTCCCGGCCTTCAGCACCATTCAGAGCAATCAGGCGCTCTTGGCGCACTCGTTCCGGAAAGTCTATTTGCCCCTGGCCTGGTTGATCTTTGCCGTGTCTGGAGTCGCGTTTGTCAGCGCGGAGGAAGTGGTCAAGGTCCTGTTCTCGGCCAAGTGGCTGCCGTGTGTGGACTATCTGCGGCTGCTGCTCATGGGAACATTTGTCTATCCGTTGAGCGCCCCCCTCGGGGCGGTGATTCAAGCGACGGGGAACTCGACCGGGTTCCTTAAGGCGGAGGTGGTGAAGAAGGCGGTGTTTACGGTGAACCTGGCCATGCTGTTCGTCATGGATATTCGCAGCTATCTCATCGGTTTGGCGGTCGCGGGCGTGATCGCCTATCTGATCAACCTCCTGTTCGCCTCCAAGGCCATGGGTATCCGTATGTCTGAGATCCTTCGTTCGGTGGTTCCGTTGCTCCTGGTTGCGGTGGTCAGCACGGCTTTGGTCTACTATGGGATGACCCTGATCACCTGGCCCAACACCTGGGCCCGGCTGATTCTGGAGTCGGGGGCCGCCCTCCTGCTGTATGCGGCCCTGACCGCGGCCTTTCGGCTGGAAGGTTTTCGTGAGGGCAAGGGCGCATTTTTGAAGTTATATCATCAGCTGGCTTGTCGATTTTCCTGA
- the rfbB gene encoding dTDP-glucose 4,6-dehydratase, whose amino-acid sequence MNLLITGGAGFIGSNLIHLLIGRAEIQRIVNLDCLTYAGNLDNLRGAEGSPRYSFEKVDLRDKDAVMQVVHRHAITHVMHLAAESHVDRSITGPGDFIHTNIVGTFHLLEACRASWAGKPGPFKFHHVSTDEVYGSLGATGLFTETTPYAPNSPYSASKASSDMLVRAYHHTYGMPTVITNCSNNYGPFQYPEKLIPVVIQNILARKAIPIYGDGMNVRDWLYVRDHAEALWRVLQAGGLGETYNIGGNNEWPNIRIVELICDLVDELKPELGGHSRKLMTFVKDRPGHDRRYAIDASKLAKELGWSPSYTFETGIRETVAWYLKNQEWVASIARKAADRK is encoded by the coding sequence ATGAATTTGCTGATCACAGGCGGAGCGGGATTTATCGGATCGAACTTGATTCATCTTTTGATCGGACGAGCGGAGATCCAGCGAATCGTGAACTTGGACTGCCTCACTTATGCCGGCAACCTTGATAATCTGAGGGGGGCGGAAGGCTCTCCGAGGTATTCGTTTGAGAAGGTGGATCTGCGGGACAAGGATGCCGTGATGCAGGTGGTTCATCGTCACGCGATCACTCACGTCATGCACTTGGCCGCAGAATCCCACGTCGACCGATCCATCACCGGGCCCGGGGATTTCATCCACACCAACATTGTGGGAACATTTCATCTGCTTGAGGCTTGTCGAGCGTCCTGGGCTGGCAAGCCAGGGCCGTTCAAGTTTCATCATGTCTCCACGGATGAGGTGTATGGCAGCCTGGGGGCCACCGGGTTGTTTACCGAGACCACGCCTTACGCTCCCAATTCTCCTTACTCGGCCAGCAAGGCTTCGAGCGACATGTTGGTCCGGGCCTATCATCACACCTACGGGATGCCTACGGTCATCACGAATTGTTCCAACAACTACGGCCCGTTCCAGTATCCCGAGAAGCTCATCCCGGTGGTGATCCAAAACATTCTGGCGCGCAAGGCGATCCCCATCTATGGCGATGGCATGAATGTTCGGGATTGGCTGTATGTGCGTGATCACGCGGAGGCTTTGTGGCGGGTGTTGCAGGCTGGCGGGTTGGGCGAGACCTACAACATTGGCGGGAACAATGAGTGGCCGAACATCAGGATCGTTGAGCTGATCTGCGACCTCGTCGACGAGCTTAAACCCGAGTTGGGTGGCCATTCCAGGAAACTCATGACCTTCGTCAAGGATCGTCCCGGCCACGATCGACGCTACGCCATAGATGCCTCGAAACTGGCCAAGGAGCTTGGGTGGTCTCCATCGTACACCTTTGAGACCGGGATTCGGGAGACGGTCGCCTGGTATCTCAAGAACCAAGAATGGGTGGCGAGCATTGCCCGTAAGGCCGCGGATCGCAAATAG